A genomic stretch from Cellulomonas sp. KRMCY2 includes:
- a CDS encoding O-methyltransferase, which produces MSTDKAASWAYSEDFRSLDEALLRATDRSEQLGCGSVSAGTGALLQLLAAALRATAVVEIGTGAGVSGLWLLRGMSPDGVLTTIDSEAEHQRAAKAAFTEAGIRPTRARTITGRASEVLPRLTDAAYDLVLVDGDPLELAEHVEQALRLLRPGGVLAVAHALGHDLVPDPARRDEVTTALREVARTLREDARVLPALVPSGDGLLLAARV; this is translated from the coding sequence ATCTCCACCGACAAGGCTGCGAGCTGGGCCTACAGCGAGGACTTCCGCTCCCTCGACGAGGCGCTGCTCCGGGCCACGGACCGCAGCGAGCAGCTCGGCTGCGGTTCGGTCTCCGCCGGGACCGGCGCACTCCTGCAGCTCCTCGCAGCCGCGTTGCGGGCCACCGCCGTCGTCGAGATCGGCACCGGAGCCGGTGTCTCGGGTCTGTGGCTGCTGCGCGGGATGAGCCCGGACGGGGTGCTCACGACCATCGACTCCGAGGCCGAGCACCAGCGCGCCGCCAAGGCGGCGTTCACCGAGGCCGGCATCCGCCCCACCCGTGCCCGCACGATCACCGGACGCGCGTCCGAGGTCCTGCCACGGCTGACGGATGCGGCCTACGACCTCGTCCTGGTCGACGGCGACCCGCTCGAGCTCGCCGAGCACGTCGAGCAGGCCCTGCGCCTGCTGCGCCCGGGCGGTGTGCTGGCCGTGGCGCATGCGCTCGGTCACGACCTGGTGCCCGACCCGGCCCGTCGCGACGAGGTCACCACCGCGCTGCGGGAGGTGGCGCGCACGCTCCGCGAGGACGCCCGCGTGCTGCCCGCCCTCGTTCCCAGCGGAGACGGGTTGCTGCTCGCCGCACGCGTCTGA
- the dapE gene encoding succinyl-diaminopimelate desuccinylase — protein sequence MTATPPARPALPPTPADGLVLDLHGDLVALTRVLCDTPSVSGAERVLADAVESALRGLPHLEVLRDGDAVVARTRLGRAERVVVAGHLDTVPVAGNLPTELRPASGAPGAPGAPGGDGSAGAELWGRGTVDMKAGVAVQLALAAAVTEPTRDVTWVFYDHEEVDAALNGLGRLVAHHPDWVSGDFAVLCEPTAGAIEGGCNGTLRAEVLVTGKAAHSGRAWLGVNAVHDAAPVLARLAAYSPRTVEVDGLVYREGLNAVAIRGGIAGNVIPDECVVTVNYRFAPELSLDEAQAHVREVFEGYQVTVMDGAAGARPGLNHPAAVRFVEAVAGLTGRPPAAKEGWTDVARFTALGVPAVNFGPGDPTLAHADDERCPVDQIHTCFAGLRAWLTS from the coding sequence GTGACTGCGACCCCACCGGCCCGGCCGGCCCTGCCACCCACTCCGGCCGACGGCCTGGTGCTCGACCTGCACGGTGACCTCGTGGCGTTGACCCGCGTCCTGTGCGACACCCCGTCGGTCAGTGGTGCGGAGCGCGTGCTGGCCGACGCCGTCGAGAGCGCCCTGCGCGGGCTGCCCCACCTGGAGGTCCTGCGCGACGGCGACGCCGTCGTGGCCAGGACCCGGCTCGGACGTGCCGAGCGGGTCGTCGTCGCCGGCCACCTCGACACCGTCCCGGTCGCCGGCAACCTGCCGACCGAGCTCCGCCCCGCGTCCGGTGCGCCCGGTGCGCCCGGTGCGCCCGGTGGGGACGGGTCGGCGGGAGCCGAGCTGTGGGGCCGGGGCACTGTCGACATGAAGGCCGGTGTCGCCGTCCAGCTCGCGCTGGCCGCCGCCGTCACCGAGCCGACCCGCGACGTGACCTGGGTCTTCTACGACCATGAGGAGGTCGATGCCGCGCTCAACGGCCTCGGGCGCCTGGTCGCCCACCATCCCGACTGGGTCAGTGGCGACTTCGCCGTCCTGTGCGAGCCGACCGCGGGTGCGATCGAGGGTGGCTGCAACGGCACGCTGCGCGCCGAGGTCCTGGTCACGGGGAAGGCCGCGCACTCGGGCCGGGCCTGGCTCGGGGTCAACGCGGTGCACGACGCGGCTCCGGTCCTGGCCCGGCTGGCCGCCTACTCCCCGCGGACGGTCGAGGTGGACGGGCTGGTCTACCGCGAGGGCCTCAACGCCGTCGCGATCCGGGGTGGGATCGCCGGCAACGTCATCCCCGACGAGTGCGTCGTCACGGTGAACTACCGGTTCGCGCCGGAGCTGTCCCTCGATGAGGCGCAGGCGCACGTCCGCGAGGTCTTCGAGGGCTACCAGGTCACCGTGATGGACGGCGCGGCCGGCGCACGGCCGGGCCTGAACCACCCGGCGGCGGTCCGATTCGTCGAGGCGGTCGCCGGGCTGACCGGGCGTCCACCGGCCGCGAAGGAGGGCTGGACCGACGTCGCACGCTTCACGGCGCTCGGCGTGCCGGCCGTCAACTTCGGCCCCGGCGACCCCACGCTGGCGCACGCGGACGACGAGCGCTGCCCCGTCGACCAGATCCACACCTGCTTCGCCGGCCTCCGCGCCTGGCTGACCTCCTAG
- a CDS encoding TIGR00730 family Rossman fold protein, with protein sequence MTPDARPFGNGYRKGPVLLRRGQVPSTTSDQALLARAGAADWLHLDPWRVMRIQSEFVEGFGALAEVGPAVSVFGSARTKPHEIEYAWGEQVGRGLVEAGFAVITGGGPGVMEAANKGANEAGGLSVGLGIELPFEQGMNRWVDLGVNFRYFFARKTCFVKYSQGFVVLPGGFGTFDELFESLTLVQTHKVTEFPIVLVGTAYWQGLLDWLRGPVVDQGTINAKDLELIQVVDDPDEAVRLVCERDAQLRAAEEEAATAYAAAEEAAGRASSER encoded by the coding sequence ATGACCCCAGACGCCCGCCCCTTCGGCAACGGCTACCGCAAGGGCCCGGTGCTGCTGCGTCGCGGCCAGGTGCCGTCCACCACGAGCGACCAGGCCCTGCTCGCCCGGGCCGGTGCCGCCGACTGGCTGCACCTCGACCCGTGGCGCGTGATGCGGATCCAGAGCGAGTTCGTGGAGGGCTTCGGTGCACTCGCCGAGGTGGGTCCGGCGGTGAGCGTGTTCGGCTCGGCCAGGACCAAGCCGCACGAGATCGAGTACGCCTGGGGTGAGCAGGTGGGTCGTGGGCTCGTCGAGGCCGGCTTCGCCGTGATCACCGGCGGCGGACCCGGAGTCATGGAGGCCGCCAACAAGGGCGCCAACGAGGCGGGCGGGCTCTCGGTCGGCCTCGGCATCGAGCTGCCCTTCGAGCAGGGCATGAACCGCTGGGTCGACCTCGGCGTCAACTTCCGGTACTTCTTCGCGCGCAAGACGTGCTTCGTCAAGTACTCGCAGGGCTTCGTCGTCCTGCCCGGCGGGTTCGGCACGTTCGACGAGCTCTTCGAGTCGCTCACTCTCGTCCAGACCCACAAGGTCACCGAGTTCCCGATCGTGCTGGTCGGGACCGCGTACTGGCAGGGTCTGCTCGACTGGCTGCGTGGACCGGTCGTCGATCAGGGCACGATCAACGCCAAGGACCTCGAACTGATCCAGGTCGTCGACGACCCGGACGAGGCCGTGCGGCTGGTGTGCGAGCGCGACGCCCAGCTGCGTGCCGCCGAGGAGGAGGCTGCGACCGCGTACGCCGCCGCGGAGGAGGCAGCCGGGCGCGCCTCGTCCGAGCGGTGA
- the folP gene encoding dihydropteroate synthase, with protein MSARAGVPPRGVALRLRGRVLAADRPAVMAVVNRTPDSFYPEARAADDDAALAAVARAVADGADLVDIGGVRAGRGPDVDVQEEIDRVVPLVGRVRRAFPDLPISVDTWRSDVAQAVALAGADLLNDTWAGHDPSLVGVAAAHGLGVVCSHTGGLVPRTDPLRPQYPLPDEPEPADALDGVLVDVLATLSLAAGRAVAAGVDPQSVLVDPTHDFGKTTWHSLHLTRRTTELVVLGFPVLMALSRKDFVGESLDLPVDERLEGTLAATAVAAWQGASVFRAHDVRATRRLVEMIAVLRGDRPPARAVRGLA; from the coding sequence GTGAGCGCGCGGGCCGGCGTGCCACCGCGGGGCGTGGCGCTGCGGTTGCGAGGGCGGGTGCTCGCCGCCGACCGACCTGCGGTGATGGCTGTCGTCAACCGGACGCCGGACTCGTTCTACCCGGAGGCCCGCGCGGCCGACGACGACGCGGCCCTGGCTGCCGTGGCTCGTGCTGTCGCGGACGGCGCCGACCTGGTGGACATCGGTGGGGTCCGCGCCGGGCGTGGGCCGGACGTCGACGTGCAGGAGGAGATCGACCGCGTCGTGCCACTCGTCGGACGGGTCCGCCGGGCGTTCCCCGACCTGCCGATCAGCGTGGACACCTGGCGGTCGGACGTGGCGCAGGCCGTGGCCCTGGCCGGCGCCGACCTGCTCAACGACACCTGGGCCGGCCACGACCCGTCCCTGGTCGGTGTCGCTGCGGCGCACGGCCTCGGGGTCGTCTGCTCGCACACCGGCGGGCTGGTGCCTCGCACCGACCCGCTCCGCCCGCAGTACCCGCTGCCGGACGAGCCGGAACCGGCCGACGCGCTCGACGGCGTGCTCGTCGACGTGCTCGCGACCCTGTCCCTCGCTGCGGGCCGCGCGGTCGCCGCCGGCGTCGACCCGCAGTCGGTGCTCGTCGACCCCACGCACGACTTCGGCAAGACCACCTGGCACTCGCTGCACCTGACCCGGCGGACGACCGAGCTCGTCGTCCTCGGGTTCCCCGTCCTGATGGCCCTGAGCCGCAAGGACTTCGTCGGGGAGTCGCTCGACCTGCCGGTCGACGAACGCCTCGAGGGCACGCTCGCCGCCACCGCCGTCGCTGCCTGGCAGGGCGCGTCGGTGTTCCGGGCGCACGACGTGCGCGCGACCCGCCGGCTGGTGGAGATGATCGCCGTGCTGCGCGGCGACCGTCCCCCGGCCCGCGCCGTCCGCGGACTGGCCTGA
- a CDS encoding M17 family metallopeptidase, translating to MSLVAPLPEVVVSRGSVLSTQLLTGPEVDALVVPVAPPAEGDEGVQPRTGTADAAARFGVDLGELADRLEMTGAAGDATTLHLPRSASVERELPWSRLPATVVVVGVGAGTLQDLRRAGAAIARSTRGMRRVVTTVGADAGSDGTRALVEGYLLGAYRHPTRATGKPAKAPAASLVLLGRYTQAAVDAAGLAAMATWTARTLTVTPSDTKNPAWLAERAAELATAAGLTVEVLGPQELAARGFGGLLAVGGGSATGPRLVTVRYEPPAPAPTRNRAGTAAGPARPGSTPRHIVLVGKGITYDTGGISIKPRESMVPMKTDMAGAAVVLATVLGAAAAGVQHRVTALLPLAENAFGGSSYRPGDVLRLYGGTTVEITNTDAEGRIVLADALSHADADLDPDVLIDVATLTGAATLGLGKQHGALYTAEDALACALQDAGDETGELLWRMPLVADYRPVLDSDVADLRHVPVDPHVGGGSITAALFLQRFVGDRRWAHLDIAGPARATAASHELPEGATGFGARLLLRWLTQLR from the coding sequence GTGTCTCTCGTCGCACCCCTGCCCGAGGTCGTCGTGTCACGGGGCAGCGTCCTGAGCACGCAGCTGCTCACCGGACCGGAGGTCGACGCACTCGTCGTGCCGGTCGCACCCCCGGCAGAGGGCGACGAGGGTGTGCAGCCCCGTACCGGTACGGCGGACGCCGCAGCCCGGTTCGGCGTCGACCTGGGTGAGCTGGCCGATCGGCTCGAGATGACCGGGGCGGCCGGCGACGCCACGACGCTGCACCTGCCCCGCAGCGCTTCGGTCGAGCGTGAGCTGCCGTGGTCGCGGCTGCCTGCCACCGTCGTCGTCGTGGGCGTCGGCGCGGGAACCCTGCAGGACCTTCGCCGGGCCGGTGCCGCGATCGCCCGCTCGACGCGGGGTATGCGCCGGGTCGTCACGACGGTCGGCGCAGATGCCGGCAGCGACGGCACGCGGGCGCTGGTCGAGGGCTACCTGCTCGGTGCGTACCGCCATCCCACCCGGGCGACCGGGAAGCCGGCGAAGGCACCGGCCGCAAGCCTCGTCCTGCTCGGTCGGTACACGCAGGCGGCCGTCGACGCCGCCGGCCTGGCCGCGATGGCGACCTGGACCGCCAGGACTCTGACCGTGACACCGTCCGACACCAAGAACCCCGCGTGGCTCGCCGAGCGCGCCGCCGAGCTCGCCACCGCCGCAGGTCTGACCGTCGAGGTCCTCGGACCCCAGGAGCTGGCTGCGCGCGGCTTCGGCGGGCTGCTCGCCGTCGGCGGTGGGTCCGCGACCGGGCCGCGCCTCGTCACGGTCCGCTACGAGCCTCCCGCACCTGCTCCGACCCGGAACCGGGCCGGGACGGCAGCCGGACCGGCGCGACCGGGATCGACCCCACGGCACATCGTCCTGGTCGGCAAGGGCATCACCTACGACACCGGCGGGATCTCGATCAAGCCGCGTGAGTCGATGGTGCCGATGAAGACGGACATGGCCGGCGCTGCCGTCGTCCTGGCCACCGTCCTCGGCGCGGCCGCGGCCGGGGTGCAGCACCGGGTCACCGCGCTGCTGCCGCTCGCCGAGAACGCCTTCGGCGGGTCGTCGTACCGACCCGGTGACGTGCTGCGGCTGTACGGCGGGACCACCGTCGAGATCACCAACACCGATGCCGAGGGTCGCATCGTGCTGGCCGATGCGCTCAGCCATGCCGACGCGGACCTCGACCCGGACGTCCTGATCGACGTCGCGACCCTCACCGGCGCAGCCACCCTCGGGCTCGGCAAGCAGCACGGCGCCCTGTACACGGCCGAGGACGCGTTGGCCTGTGCGCTGCAGGACGCCGGCGACGAGACCGGTGAGCTGCTGTGGCGGATGCCGCTGGTCGCCGACTACCGCCCGGTCCTCGACTCGGACGTCGCGGACCTCCGGCACGTCCCGGTCGACCCGCACGTCGGTGGCGGCTCGATCACTGCCGCCCTTTTCCTGCAGCGCTTCGTCGGTGACCGACGATGGGCCCACCTCGACATCGCCGGGCCGGCCCGCGCGACGGCTGCGAGCCACGAGCTGCCGGAGGGTGCCACCGGCTTCGGTGCCCGGCTCCTGCTGCGCTGGCTCACCCAGCTGCGCTGA
- a CDS encoding DUF3117 domain-containing protein, with translation MAAMKPRTGDGPLEVTKEGRGIVMRVPLEGGGRLVVELNATEARELGEALTSVVS, from the coding sequence ATGGCTGCGATGAAGCCGAGGACCGGTGACGGACCGCTCGAGGTCACCAAGGAGGGACGCGGCATCGTGATGCGCGTCCCGCTGGAAGGTGGCGGCCGTCTGGTCGTCGAGCTCAACGCGACCGAGGCTCGCGAGCTGGGCGAGGCACTCACCTCCGTCGTCAGCTAG
- the sigE gene encoding RNA polymerase sigma factor SigE, producing the protein MPVPAAGPAAETGPVAAPYEPPSWEQIVTEHSARVYRLAYRLSGNQHDAEDLTQETFIRVFRSLSSYTPGTFEGWLHRITTNLFLDQVRRRRRIRMEPLGDDAQHVAGPVGLGSPERGFEHTHMDQDVQRALDALSPEFRAAVVLCDIEGLSYEEIAATLGIKLGTVRSRIHRARTQLRVSLAHRAPDTAEVPATGVAALRTGERP; encoded by the coding sequence ATGCCCGTGCCCGCTGCCGGGCCCGCTGCGGAGACCGGACCTGTCGCGGCGCCGTACGAGCCGCCCAGCTGGGAGCAGATCGTCACGGAGCACTCGGCGCGGGTCTACCGCCTGGCCTACCGGCTCAGCGGCAACCAGCACGACGCGGAGGACCTCACACAGGAGACGTTCATCCGGGTGTTCCGTTCGCTGTCCTCCTACACCCCGGGGACCTTCGAGGGCTGGCTGCACCGGATCACCACGAACCTGTTCCTCGACCAGGTCAGGCGGCGACGGCGGATCCGGATGGAGCCGCTCGGCGACGACGCGCAGCATGTGGCGGGGCCGGTGGGTCTCGGTTCGCCGGAGCGCGGCTTCGAGCACACCCACATGGACCAGGACGTGCAGCGTGCCCTCGACGCGCTCTCGCCCGAGTTCCGTGCCGCCGTCGTGCTGTGCGACATCGAGGGCCTGTCCTACGAGGAGATCGCGGCAACCCTCGGCATCAAGCTCGGCACGGTGCGCTCGCGGATCCACCGGGCCCGGACCCAGCTCCGCGTGTCGCTCGCACACCGCGCACCGGACACGGCCGAGGTGCCGGCGACCGGTGTGGCGGCCCTGCGGACGGGGGAGCGGCCGTGA